One genomic region from Erythrobacter mangrovi encodes:
- a CDS encoding FAD-dependent monooxygenase: MTEANETRDLLILGGGLVGMTLALAAAKKGLSCHVVDRADPAELTAEGFDGRASAISTASWRLFCNVGLEAALEPHGCDIAAIAVLDQMKPGRLDFRPEPHEGTLGRMFANRQLRLALHEAAAKEPLISWHAPVTVVERHRDAFGVSATLADGSVLKAALMVGAEGRGSPSREEAGLKLASWDYSHRAMIVGLDHSKPHENVAWEIFYPDGPFALLPMLDGPEGQHRSALVWTVDEKDAAGVVKLSDRAFLAEVHKRMGDLLGELKLNSTRSSFPLSFQHTARIVGERLALVGDSAHGMHPIAGQGLNLGLRDVGALVEVLDEALRLGLDLGDAQVLKKYEEWRALDSLMVMGATDGLTRLFGVPGKAASAVRRLGMSGVQRSGWLKRFFMDEARGVSGKLPELLKA; this comes from the coding sequence GTGACAGAGGCAAACGAGACACGGGACCTGCTGATCCTGGGCGGCGGACTGGTTGGCATGACCCTCGCCCTGGCGGCAGCGAAGAAGGGCCTGTCGTGCCACGTCGTCGACCGCGCCGACCCTGCAGAGCTGACGGCAGAGGGCTTCGATGGCCGCGCCTCGGCCATATCCACGGCCAGCTGGAGACTATTCTGCAACGTCGGTCTCGAGGCGGCACTCGAACCGCACGGTTGCGATATCGCCGCGATCGCGGTGCTCGACCAGATGAAGCCTGGCCGGCTCGATTTCCGCCCCGAGCCGCATGAAGGCACGCTCGGCCGGATGTTCGCCAATCGCCAGTTACGTCTCGCGCTGCACGAAGCAGCCGCCAAGGAGCCGCTGATCAGCTGGCACGCGCCGGTTACGGTGGTGGAGCGGCATCGCGACGCCTTCGGGGTTTCTGCAACGCTGGCCGACGGGTCGGTGCTCAAGGCGGCGCTGATGGTCGGGGCCGAAGGGCGTGGCTCACCTTCGCGCGAAGAGGCTGGGCTCAAGCTGGCAAGCTGGGATTATAGCCACCGGGCGATGATCGTCGGGCTCGACCATTCGAAGCCGCATGAAAACGTCGCCTGGGAGATCTTCTATCCAGACGGTCCCTTTGCCCTGCTGCCCATGCTCGATGGGCCGGAAGGCCAGCATCGCAGCGCACTTGTCTGGACGGTCGACGAGAAGGATGCGGCCGGCGTGGTCAAACTGTCCGACCGCGCCTTCCTGGCCGAGGTTCACAAGCGCATGGGCGACCTGCTGGGCGAACTGAAGCTCAACAGCACGCGTTCCTCCTTCCCGCTGAGCTTCCAGCATACGGCAAGGATAGTCGGCGAGCGCCTCGCCCTCGTCGGCGACAGCGCGCATGGCATGCACCCGATTGCGGGCCAGGGTCTCAACCTCGGGTTGCGCGATGTCGGCGCGCTGGTCGAGGTGCTGGACGAGGCACTGAGGCTCGGGCTCGACCTAGGCGATGCACAGGTCCTCAAGAAATACGAGGAATGGCGCGCGCTCGATTCCCTCATGGTGATGGGGGCGACGGATGGCCTGACGCGCCTGTTCGGCGTGCCCGGCAAGGCAGCCAGCGCGGTGCGACGGCTAGGCATGTCGGGCGTCCAGCGCTCGGGCTGGCTCAAGCGCTTCTTCATGGACGAAGCCCGCGGCGTATCGGGCAAACTGCCCGAATTACTGAAGGCCTGA
- a CDS encoding efflux transporter outer membrane subunit, with translation MTLRGLLFATSALALAACVAGPPPEVATQAPALPDAFVYAPDASDAVGLVALLPVGDAGFDVLAQQALASSPTLAEAAARIEQARAGADRAGAERLPTIGANASVTGTRTSPSQFSSTLPPGISFDTERVSYAANLTARWDLDVFGRLKAQQRAALARVDAADASARGVRIALLSEIAASVIDWRTLEAREAEIRNDLAAAEDLARLAGVRERAGIAPGFDRVRAESSAATSRSRLSALSSERARLVGRLVTLTAQTAAQVQAVLAKETGTLDLPAAPATLPSTLLVNRPDVLAAAATLAAADAELAATARKRFPVFDLSGALGLLAFGIGDLFDSQSVVGSLAGSIAAPLLDFGRIQAEIDGAAAGKSAAFESYRGAVYTALGDAEAGYGLVAAADSEALAAAEEASSLQRAARLANTRYEAGLADFLTVLEARRAADASGERAAAALGRARRARVLLWQALGGSELNPSGE, from the coding sequence GTGACGCTGCGCGGCCTCCTGTTCGCGACAAGCGCGCTGGCGCTGGCGGCCTGCGTTGCCGGCCCTCCACCGGAGGTCGCCACTCAGGCTCCGGCGCTGCCTGATGCTTTCGTCTACGCACCGGATGCGTCCGACGCGGTTGGGCTTGTGGCGCTGTTGCCTGTGGGGGATGCCGGTTTCGATGTACTCGCGCAGCAGGCGCTCGCATCTTCTCCGACATTGGCTGAGGCGGCCGCCCGGATCGAACAAGCGCGCGCCGGGGCCGATCGCGCCGGGGCTGAAAGACTGCCCACAATCGGTGCCAATGCGTCGGTCACAGGTACGCGGACGAGCCCGAGCCAGTTCTCCTCAACTCTCCCTCCAGGGATATCCTTCGACACCGAACGGGTATCCTATGCGGCAAATCTCACGGCTCGCTGGGATCTCGATGTATTCGGTCGATTGAAGGCACAACAACGCGCGGCACTCGCCAGGGTCGACGCCGCCGATGCTTCTGCACGCGGGGTGCGGATTGCCCTGCTTTCCGAGATTGCGGCCAGTGTGATCGACTGGCGCACTTTGGAGGCGCGAGAGGCGGAAATTCGCAACGATCTCGCTGCGGCAGAAGACCTTGCGCGACTTGCAGGCGTACGCGAGCGGGCGGGGATTGCTCCCGGCTTTGACCGCGTCCGGGCAGAGAGCTCGGCCGCGACTTCACGCAGCCGCCTGTCTGCGCTCTCAAGCGAACGGGCACGGCTGGTCGGACGATTGGTCACGCTGACAGCGCAAACTGCCGCGCAGGTCCAGGCCGTATTGGCCAAGGAAACGGGAACGCTTGACCTGCCCGCTGCGCCCGCGACCCTCCCGTCTACCCTTCTTGTCAACCGGCCAGATGTGCTTGCCGCTGCCGCCACACTGGCGGCCGCCGACGCGGAACTGGCGGCGACCGCGCGTAAACGGTTCCCGGTGTTCGATCTCTCCGGCGCCCTCGGCCTGCTTGCTTTCGGGATCGGCGACCTGTTCGACAGCCAGTCGGTTGTCGGTTCGCTCGCGGGATCGATTGCAGCGCCGTTGCTCGACTTCGGCCGGATTCAGGCCGAGATCGACGGCGCGGCGGCCGGGAAAAGCGCGGCGTTCGAGAGCTACCGCGGTGCGGTCTACACAGCGCTTGGCGATGCGGAAGCGGGCTATGGCCTCGTTGCCGCTGCCGATAGCGAGGCACTTGCAGCAGCAGAGGAGGCCAGCAGCCTCCAGCGTGCGGCGCGCCTGGCGAATACCCGCTATGAGGCGGGTCTGGCGGATTTCCTCACCGTACTCGAAGCCCGCCGCGCCGCCGACGCCAGCGGCGAACGGGCGGCGGCAGCCTTGGGCCGCGCCCGCCGCGCGCGCGTACTGCTATGGCAGGCGCTCGGCGGGAGCGAGCTAAACCCTTCCGGCGAGTGA
- a CDS encoding efflux RND transporter periplasmic adaptor subunit, producing the protein MALDWKNLSFPRQILPVIAVFGLLAAAYIITTGLPDRQLAEPERAPPRAPAALVAAARVAGSGVVEPSSEVIQIGSALSGLVTRLKVQPGDRVNEGQVLFTVDDRAVRAQLREAQAAIAEARASIAEAQTARATASRQLELYRNVDDPAAVSRAEVIRAEGEASAANERLQLAQARLQAAEARAGSAQTEIGRLTVRAPIAGEILAVNIRKGEYVSTMGGGGSQPFIEMGQTQPLHVRIDIDEEQAPRLAIGAAATVSPRGAAERQVQAKFVRAEPLVVPKRSLTNSAAERVDVRVLQVIYELPETDGLFRVGQQVDAYIAARDTQK; encoded by the coding sequence ATGGCGCTCGACTGGAAAAACCTCAGCTTCCCGCGGCAGATCCTGCCGGTCATTGCCGTGTTCGGGCTGCTGGCCGCGGCCTATATCATCACGACTGGACTGCCGGATCGCCAGCTTGCAGAACCCGAGCGTGCGCCGCCACGGGCCCCTGCTGCGCTGGTCGCGGCCGCGCGGGTCGCGGGTTCAGGCGTGGTCGAACCATCCAGCGAAGTCATCCAGATCGGCTCTGCTCTCTCAGGTCTCGTGACCAGACTGAAGGTCCAACCAGGCGATCGAGTGAATGAGGGACAGGTTCTCTTCACCGTCGATGATCGAGCGGTTCGCGCGCAGCTACGCGAAGCGCAGGCCGCTATCGCGGAGGCTCGCGCTTCAATTGCCGAGGCGCAGACCGCACGGGCCACCGCTTCACGGCAGCTCGAGCTGTATCGCAATGTCGATGACCCGGCAGCCGTAAGTCGTGCCGAGGTAATCCGCGCCGAAGGCGAGGCCAGTGCCGCGAACGAGCGCCTGCAATTGGCGCAGGCCCGGCTGCAGGCGGCAGAGGCCCGGGCGGGATCGGCCCAAACCGAGATCGGCCGACTGACTGTGCGTGCCCCGATCGCCGGCGAGATCCTTGCGGTGAACATCCGCAAGGGCGAGTATGTCAGCACAATGGGGGGCGGCGGATCGCAGCCTTTCATCGAGATGGGCCAGACCCAGCCGCTCCATGTTCGCATCGATATCGACGAGGAGCAGGCTCCGCGGCTTGCCATCGGTGCCGCCGCAACGGTGAGCCCGCGCGGCGCTGCCGAACGCCAGGTTCAGGCGAAATTCGTCAGGGCGGAACCGCTGGTGGTGCCGAAGCGCTCGCTCACCAATAGCGCTGCCGAGCGCGTCGACGTACGCGTGCTGCAAGTCATTTATGAGCTGCCCGAAACCGATGGGTTGTTTCGCGTGGGCCAGCAGGTTGACGCCTACATTGCGGCCAGGGACACGCAGAAGTGA
- a CDS encoding ABC transporter ATP-binding protein, which translates to MHTIMDTSAIGGCSPEAAICTRGVTRDFKAGQQVLTVLHGIDLDIRSGELTYLVGESGSGKTTLISIMCGILWPTLGEVKVYGTDIYSLDDTALVEFRLQNIGFIFQQYNLIPSIDAASNAAVPLIAQGMDRHEARERAVAMLAKLNIADQADKLPSQLSGGQQQRVAIARALVHEPRLVVCDEPTAALDAASGRRVMDLLRDVAVAPDRACIIVTHDNRIFDFADRILVLEDGRVTHDGKHMPEGH; encoded by the coding sequence ATGCATACGATCATGGACACAAGCGCCATCGGCGGCTGCAGTCCCGAAGCGGCGATCTGCACGCGCGGCGTGACGCGCGACTTCAAGGCAGGGCAACAGGTTCTGACCGTGCTGCACGGTATCGATCTGGACATCCGATCGGGTGAGCTGACCTATCTCGTCGGCGAGAGTGGTTCGGGCAAGACCACGCTGATCTCGATCATGTGCGGGATCCTGTGGCCGACACTCGGCGAGGTGAAAGTCTATGGCACGGACATCTACTCTCTGGATGACACCGCGCTGGTCGAGTTCCGCCTGCAGAACATCGGTTTCATCTTCCAGCAGTACAACCTCATCCCTTCGATCGACGCGGCGAGCAATGCCGCAGTGCCGCTGATCGCACAGGGCATGGATCGCCATGAAGCGCGCGAACGGGCGGTTGCCATGCTCGCCAAGCTCAACATCGCCGATCAGGCGGACAAGTTGCCCAGCCAACTCTCGGGCGGACAACAGCAGCGCGTGGCAATCGCCCGTGCGCTGGTGCACGAACCACGCCTGGTGGTCTGCGACGAGCCGACCGCAGCGCTGGACGCAGCCTCGGGGCGCCGGGTGATGGACCTGTTGCGCGACGTTGCGGTGGCCCCTGATCGTGCCTGCATCATCGTGACCCACGACAACCGCATCTTCGACTTCGCCGACCGGATCCTCGTGCTCGAGGACGGCCGCGTAACGCACGACGGCAAGCATATGCCCGAAGGACACTAA
- a CDS encoding ABC transporter permease: MLWIAIRMLTGDAQKFYGLVFGIAFSTLLITQQLTIFVNLVERGASGTYNVANADVWVMDKVSRTTDVNYPMPSTALDKVRSVSGVEWAVPHLRAAASVRSGDGDLEGVAIIGVDDATLIGLPKRMAQGSIDVLSQPDSVIIDDTGVVRLFEDGRSPIGERLELNDQRAVIRGIADSIPTFTSQVTLYTKYSQALRYVPGTRNRLSFVLVGAQDDISPKALAMRIEEQTGLGARTREEFAQDGINFIIENTGIPFNFGITVVLGFIVGVAIVGLTFSLFIRDNIRQFGALKAIGVTNAKIRRMVVTQAALVGLIGYGLGVLGTVLFIGAFLDNPFFKGFYVPWQIPLISLFAEIIILGVTGWLALRNVLKTEPASVFR, translated from the coding sequence ATGTTATGGATCGCCATCCGGATGCTGACGGGCGATGCCCAGAAGTTCTACGGGCTGGTGTTCGGCATTGCCTTCTCGACCCTGTTGATCACCCAGCAGCTGACCATCTTCGTCAATCTGGTCGAGCGTGGGGCCAGCGGCACCTACAATGTCGCCAATGCCGATGTCTGGGTGATGGACAAGGTCAGCCGCACCACCGACGTCAACTATCCGATGCCTTCAACCGCGCTCGATAAGGTTCGCAGTGTGTCGGGCGTCGAATGGGCCGTGCCGCACCTGCGCGCGGCCGCTTCAGTCCGCTCGGGCGACGGGGATCTTGAAGGCGTGGCCATCATCGGTGTCGACGATGCCACGCTGATCGGCCTGCCCAAGCGCATGGCGCAAGGAAGCATCGATGTGCTCTCGCAACCCGATAGCGTGATTATCGATGATACCGGCGTTGTCCGTCTGTTCGAGGATGGACGCAGCCCGATTGGCGAACGCCTCGAGCTTAATGATCAGCGGGCAGTGATCCGCGGTATCGCGGATTCAATACCCACCTTCACCAGCCAGGTTACCCTCTACACCAAGTACAGCCAGGCGCTCCGATATGTTCCGGGCACTCGCAATCGCTTGAGCTTCGTGCTGGTGGGCGCGCAGGACGACATCAGCCCCAAAGCCTTGGCCATGCGGATCGAGGAACAGACCGGGCTGGGTGCTCGTACGCGCGAGGAGTTCGCGCAGGACGGCATCAACTTCATCATCGAGAACACTGGCATCCCGTTCAACTTCGGTATCACGGTGGTGCTTGGCTTTATCGTCGGCGTGGCCATCGTCGGGCTGACCTTCAGCCTGTTTATCCGGGACAATATCAGGCAGTTCGGAGCCCTGAAGGCGATCGGTGTGACCAACGCCAAGATCCGCCGCATGGTTGTGACCCAGGCCGCGCTGGTCGGGCTGATCGGCTATGGGCTGGGCGTACTCGGTACGGTGCTGTTCATCGGCGCCTTCCTCGATAATCCCTTCTTCAAGGGTTTCTACGTTCCCTGGCAGATCCCGCTGATCAGCTTGTTTGCAGAGATCATCATCCTCGGCGTGACGGGCTGGCTGGCGCTGCGCAACGTGCTCAAGACCGAGCCGGCTTCGGTGTTCCGCTGA
- a CDS encoding TetR/AcrR family transcriptional regulator, with protein sequence MSSEVKKLGRPTDSAKREAIVAAARDAFFERGFAATSIEQIAADAGVSKVTVYNHFGDKRALFAAAVEEQCGIMRQHFTIAHIAKGSLRERLTTIGEAMVAFLSREEMIQFDRRIAAETEHDPEIGLAFLTAGPHRMKGAFTAFITAMHDAGELQVEDPALAAEQFASMCKGMGDLDRRYGQPTDPEQDRTRIAAAVEVFCRAYATAGES encoded by the coding sequence TTGTCAAGCGAGGTTAAAAAACTGGGTCGGCCGACAGACTCGGCCAAGCGCGAGGCGATTGTCGCCGCCGCGCGTGATGCCTTTTTCGAACGGGGGTTCGCAGCCACCTCGATCGAGCAGATCGCGGCAGATGCGGGGGTTTCGAAGGTTACGGTTTACAATCACTTTGGCGACAAGCGCGCGCTGTTTGCGGCCGCGGTGGAGGAGCAATGCGGCATCATGCGCCAGCATTTCACCATTGCGCATATCGCCAAAGGCAGCCTGCGCGAGCGGCTCACTACGATCGGGGAAGCGATGGTCGCCTTCCTGTCGCGCGAGGAAATGATCCAGTTCGATCGGCGTATTGCCGCAGAGACCGAGCACGATCCAGAAATCGGCCTGGCCTTCCTCACTGCCGGCCCGCACCGCATGAAAGGTGCCTTCACTGCTTTCATCACCGCCATGCACGATGCCGGAGAGCTTCAGGTCGAGGACCCGGCCCTGGCCGCCGAACAGTTCGCCAGCATGTGCAAGGGCATGGGCGACCTTGATCGAAGGTACGGCCAACCGACCGATCCAGAGCAGGACCGCACACGGATAGCCGCCGCGGTCGAGGTATTCTGCCGAGCCTACGCCACCGCGGGCGAAAGCTAG
- a CDS encoding acyl-CoA dehydrogenase family protein: MSENEKFLLAAGAACSAVRDFLAQYREAVSELITDAGRADTKLLEREQRKVHALAWASTTLAALEATLDWARRAVEAGRFGEIDALLLQVGFGEYLGQLVGGLSMSQSEVVRPHELGLAQQAAALASVPSVDAFLTKGNTAGNRARAMALAADGARPDEALDDDTLDLVRSQFRAFAAERIAPHAHRWHLGDELIPLEVVQEMAQLGVFGICIGEDFGGLGLGKLAMCLVSEELSRGWICAGSLGTRSEIAGELIGANGTPEQKARWLPKIADGSILPTAVFTEPDTGSDLASVRTRARRNAGGYWEVHGAKTWITHAARADLMTMMVRTDPGTPGYGGLSMLIAEKTRGTDVDPFPDPGLSGGEIEVLGYRGMKEYTLSFDGFRVSGEGLLGGEEGQGFKQLMRTFEGARIQTAARAIGVGWNAFDLGLRYALERKQFAKPLLAFPRVSDKLALMLAELVMARELTYSAARHKDKGERCDIEAGMAKLLAARVAWSNADNAVQIHGGNGYALEYEVSRVLCDARILNIFEGAAEIQAQVIARGLLQEQRG, from the coding sequence ATGAGTGAAAACGAGAAATTTCTCCTGGCCGCCGGGGCTGCCTGTTCCGCGGTGCGCGACTTTCTGGCTCAATATCGGGAAGCCGTTAGTGAACTGATCACAGATGCGGGTCGCGCAGATACGAAGCTCCTGGAACGAGAGCAGCGCAAGGTCCACGCACTGGCCTGGGCTTCAACGACACTGGCGGCACTCGAGGCGACACTCGACTGGGCCCGGCGGGCCGTGGAGGCAGGGCGCTTTGGGGAGATCGATGCCTTGCTGCTGCAAGTGGGCTTCGGGGAATATCTCGGTCAGCTCGTTGGCGGGCTTTCGATGAGCCAAAGCGAAGTGGTCAGGCCGCATGAGTTGGGCCTGGCACAGCAAGCGGCCGCCCTGGCCTCGGTACCGTCGGTTGATGCCTTCCTGACGAAGGGCAACACAGCTGGAAACCGTGCCCGCGCGATGGCGTTGGCGGCGGATGGCGCGCGGCCCGATGAGGCGCTGGATGACGATACGCTCGATCTGGTCCGCAGCCAGTTTCGGGCGTTTGCGGCTGAGCGGATCGCACCGCATGCACATCGTTGGCACCTTGGGGATGAGCTCATCCCGCTCGAAGTCGTCCAAGAAATGGCGCAGCTTGGGGTCTTCGGGATATGCATCGGTGAGGATTTCGGCGGTCTTGGCCTAGGCAAGCTGGCCATGTGTCTCGTCTCCGAGGAACTTTCGCGCGGATGGATCTGTGCCGGCTCGCTCGGCACGCGTTCCGAGATCGCCGGAGAGTTGATCGGCGCTAACGGTACTCCTGAACAGAAGGCCCGCTGGCTGCCCAAGATTGCGGATGGCTCCATCCTGCCCACCGCCGTGTTCACTGAGCCTGACACGGGTTCCGACCTCGCGTCGGTCCGCACCCGTGCCCGTCGCAACGCAGGTGGCTACTGGGAGGTTCACGGGGCCAAGACTTGGATCACCCATGCCGCGCGGGCGGACCTGATGACCATGATGGTTCGTACCGACCCCGGCACACCCGGCTATGGCGGGCTGTCGATGTTGATCGCTGAAAAGACGCGCGGCACCGATGTCGACCCATTCCCTGATCCCGGCCTTTCGGGCGGCGAGATCGAAGTGCTCGGCTATCGCGGGATGAAGGAATATACGCTCAGCTTCGATGGCTTCCGCGTTTCGGGTGAAGGCTTGCTCGGCGGTGAAGAAGGGCAGGGCTTCAAGCAGCTGATGCGCACGTTTGAGGGAGCCCGCATACAGACTGCGGCACGTGCCATCGGTGTTGGCTGGAACGCCTTCGACCTTGGGCTGCGCTATGCGCTCGAACGCAAGCAGTTTGCCAAGCCCTTGCTCGCCTTCCCGCGGGTTTCGGACAAGCTGGCGCTGATGCTGGCCGAGCTCGTGATGGCGCGCGAACTCACCTATTCGGCGGCGCGCCACAAGGACAAGGGCGAGCGCTGCGATATCGAGGCCGGCATGGCCAAGCTGCTCGCCGCACGCGTCGCCTGGAGCAATGCAGATAATGCGGTGCAGATCCATGGCGGCAACGGCTACGCGCTCGAGTATGAAGTGAGCCGCGTGCTTTGCGACGCGCGCATCCTCAATATCTTTGAGGGCGCCGCGGAAATCCAGGCGCAGGTGATCGCGCGCGGCCTGTTACAGGAACAGCGCGGCTAG
- the moaC gene encoding cyclic pyranopterin monophosphate synthase MoaC, which yields MSKLTHLDGEGRARMVDVSHKPETKRRAVASGRLTCAAATLDAVLEGRAPKGAVISTAELAGVMGAKRTSDLIPLCHPLPLAKVAVTITPDAGLPGFQVSAEAITTGPTGVEMEALTAVSTACLTLFDMLKAIDRGMTIEAIQVDEKTGGASGDWTRRDPAAS from the coding sequence ATGAGCAAGCTCACACACCTCGACGGCGAAGGCCGCGCCCGCATGGTCGATGTATCGCACAAGCCGGAGACGAAACGGCGGGCCGTGGCGAGCGGACGGCTCACTTGTGCGGCTGCCACACTGGACGCGGTCCTTGAAGGTCGCGCGCCCAAAGGGGCGGTCATTTCGACGGCGGAGCTCGCCGGCGTGATGGGTGCGAAGCGGACGTCCGATCTTATTCCGCTATGCCATCCTTTGCCCCTGGCGAAGGTGGCGGTGACGATCACCCCCGATGCGGGCTTGCCAGGATTCCAGGTGTCGGCGGAAGCTATCACTACGGGGCCAACCGGAGTCGAAATGGAAGCACTGACGGCGGTCTCTACCGCCTGCCTGACACTCTTCGACATGCTCAAGGCGATCGATCGCGGCATGACGATCGAGGCCATCCAGGTTGACGAAAAGACCGGCGGCGCGTCGGGCGACTGGACCCGCAGGGACCCTGCAGCTTCATGA
- a CDS encoding retroviral-like aspartic protease family protein, protein MALRGLIAGCALALAGGVAAQTDSAGSMLGNIAADEAAMLRDRHERMTVPVTIGGAGPYRFLIDTGAQATVVTHELVEDLSLRHSGRATLVAMGGTSVVDTVELDNLEFANRSVSGLISPALNATHIGADGILGLDSLQDTRVLMDFREGRMKIADVPGEQSNSGYEIIVRARRKLGQMIITDAKVDGVRTSVIIDTGAQTSMANTALLRRIRARERTEIKSIDVLGTQMSNGAVWVRKLEIGGAEMTSVPVAIADSPIFAALGLEGKPALILGVANLRAFDRVAIDFSNQRILFDVPSSSVRFSQRQLPTLAERF, encoded by the coding sequence ATGGCGCTTCGCGGCCTGATCGCGGGATGCGCGCTGGCCCTTGCCGGCGGCGTTGCAGCCCAGACTGACAGTGCAGGCAGCATGCTGGGCAACATCGCGGCCGACGAGGCGGCGATGTTGCGCGACCGGCATGAACGCATGACCGTGCCCGTCACGATCGGCGGTGCGGGTCCCTATCGCTTCCTGATCGACACCGGCGCACAGGCAACCGTCGTCACCCATGAACTGGTCGAGGACCTTTCGCTGCGCCATAGCGGGCGTGCGACATTGGTGGCGATGGGTGGGACCAGCGTGGTCGACACGGTCGAACTCGACAATCTCGAATTCGCCAATCGCTCGGTCAGTGGCCTGATCTCACCCGCCCTCAACGCCACACATATAGGTGCGGACGGCATCCTCGGCCTCGACAGCCTGCAGGATACGAGAGTGCTGATGGATTTTCGCGAAGGGCGGATGAAGATCGCCGACGTTCCAGGCGAGCAGAGCAATTCCGGCTATGAGATCATCGTGCGGGCACGCCGCAAGCTGGGGCAGATGATCATCACCGACGCCAAGGTCGATGGAGTGCGGACTTCGGTGATCATCGATACCGGGGCCCAGACCTCGATGGCCAACACCGCGCTGCTCCGCCGTATCCGCGCGCGCGAGCGCACCGAGATCAAGAGCATCGACGTGCTCGGCACACAGATGTCCAACGGAGCAGTCTGGGTCCGCAAACTGGAAATCGGCGGTGCGGAGATGACCAGCGTTCCGGTAGCAATCGCCGACAGTCCAATTTTCGCAGCGCTCGGGCTGGAGGGCAAGCCCGCCCTGATCCTGGGCGTAGCGAACCTGCGCGCCTTCGACCGGGTCGCAATCGACTTCTCCAACCAGCGTATCCTGTTCGACGTACCGTCGAGCAGCGTGCGCTTCTCCCAGCGCCAATTGCCGACGCTGGCGGAGCGGTTCTAG